In Epinephelus lanceolatus isolate andai-2023 chromosome 13, ASM4190304v1, whole genome shotgun sequence, the following are encoded in one genomic region:
- the LOC117270560 gene encoding alpha-1-antitrypsin homolog isoform X2, translating into MHGIFCALAALLLAAAWADHQHHHGSDHSHEGELSCHKLSSPNADFAFALYKSLNAHTAAGKNIFYSPLGISTALSMLSTGAGGETHSQLFSSLGYSTLNQTQVNEAYEHLFHMYGHSQEDQRLDVGNAVAVRSGFTPLEKFLNDVRHYYSGEVFNVDLSKPAEAAAEINRFIANKTQDKIKDMVKDLDPDMAMVLINYVYFKAQWKSPFNSDNTHKADFHVDKTTKVQVDMMMRTGYYDTYWDVGKHTTVIKLPYNGNTSMMIVLPDEGKMEEVEGYINKDYIQHWCNSVSMRYVDLFLPKFSISTDASLKDTLKEMGITNAFEDTADFSGMSEEFKLKVSKVSHKAMLSVTEKGTEAAAVTIIELTLHMLPPSVRIDRPFLVFILETSTRSILFMGKVNNPTAM; encoded by the exons ATGCATGGGATCTTTTGTGCACTCGcagcactgctgctggctgcagcatggGCAGACCACCAACACCACCATGGCTCTGATCACAGCCACGAGGGAGAGCTGAGCTGCCACAAGCTGTCGTCTCCCAATGCTGACTTTGCCTTTGCCCTCTACAAAAGTCTGAATGCCCACACTGCTGCTGGAAAGAACATCTTCTACTCGCCACTGGGCATCTCCACCGCCCTGTCCATGCTGTCTACAGGGGCCGGTGGTGAAACCCACAGCCAGCTGTTCTCCAGCTTGGGCTACAGCACCTTAAACCAGACTCAGGTCAATGAAGCATACGAGCATCTTTTCCACATGTATGGACACAGCCAGGAGGATCAGCGACTGGATGTTGGTAACGCCGTGGCTGTGCGCTCTGGCTTCACTCCTCTGGAGAAGTTCCTGAATGATGTCAGGCACTACTACTCTGGTGAGGTTTTCAATGTTGACTTAAGCAAACCTGCAGAGGCTGCAGCTGAGATCAACAGATTCATTGCTAATAAAACCCAGGACAAGATCAAAGACATGGTGAAGGACTTGGACCCTGATATGGCCATGGTGCTGATCAACTATGTCTACTTTAAAG CACAGTGGAAATCACCCTTCAACAGTGACAATACACACAAGGCAGACTTCCATGTGGACAAGACCACTAAAGTTCAGGTGGACATGATGATGAGGACGGGTTATTACGATACCTACTGGGATGTTGGCAAACACACGACCGTCATCAAGCTGCCCTACAATGGCAACACCTCCATGATGATCGTCCTGCCTGATGAAGGCaagatggaggaggtggagggctaCATCAACAAGGACTACATCCAGCACTGGTGCAACTCAGTCTCCATGAG ATATGTCGATCTGTTCCTGCCAAAGTTTTCCATCTCTACTGATGCCTCCCTGAAAGACACACTCAAGGAAATGGGTATAACCAACGCTTTTGAGGACACCGCTGATTTCTCTGGCATGTCTGAAGAGTTCAAGCTCAAAGTCTCAAAG GTGTCCCACAAGGCTATGCTGAGTGTCACTGAGAAGGGAACAGAGGCAGCAGCTGTCACCATTATAGAGTTGACATTGCATATGTTGCCACCATCAGTGAGAATTGACAGACCCTTCTTGGTCTTCATCCTGGAGACCTCCACCAGGAGCATCCTCTTCATGGGCAAGGTCAACAACCCCACAGCCATGTAA
- the LOC117270560 gene encoding alpha-1-antitrypsin homolog isoform X1: MAVKMHGIFCALAALLLAAAWADHQHHHGSDHSHEGELSCHKLSSPNADFAFALYKSLNAHTAAGKNIFYSPLGISTALSMLSTGAGGETHSQLFSSLGYSTLNQTQVNEAYEHLFHMYGHSQEDQRLDVGNAVAVRSGFTPLEKFLNDVRHYYSGEVFNVDLSKPAEAAAEINRFIANKTQDKIKDMVKDLDPDMAMVLINYVYFKAQWKSPFNSDNTHKADFHVDKTTKVQVDMMMRTGYYDTYWDVGKHTTVIKLPYNGNTSMMIVLPDEGKMEEVEGYINKDYIQHWCNSVSMRYVDLFLPKFSISTDASLKDTLKEMGITNAFEDTADFSGMSEEFKLKVSKVSHKAMLSVTEKGTEAAAVTIIELTLHMLPPSVRIDRPFLVFILETSTRSILFMGKVNNPTAM; encoded by the exons ATG GCTGTAAAGATGCATGGGATCTTTTGTGCACTCGcagcactgctgctggctgcagcatggGCAGACCACCAACACCACCATGGCTCTGATCACAGCCACGAGGGAGAGCTGAGCTGCCACAAGCTGTCGTCTCCCAATGCTGACTTTGCCTTTGCCCTCTACAAAAGTCTGAATGCCCACACTGCTGCTGGAAAGAACATCTTCTACTCGCCACTGGGCATCTCCACCGCCCTGTCCATGCTGTCTACAGGGGCCGGTGGTGAAACCCACAGCCAGCTGTTCTCCAGCTTGGGCTACAGCACCTTAAACCAGACTCAGGTCAATGAAGCATACGAGCATCTTTTCCACATGTATGGACACAGCCAGGAGGATCAGCGACTGGATGTTGGTAACGCCGTGGCTGTGCGCTCTGGCTTCACTCCTCTGGAGAAGTTCCTGAATGATGTCAGGCACTACTACTCTGGTGAGGTTTTCAATGTTGACTTAAGCAAACCTGCAGAGGCTGCAGCTGAGATCAACAGATTCATTGCTAATAAAACCCAGGACAAGATCAAAGACATGGTGAAGGACTTGGACCCTGATATGGCCATGGTGCTGATCAACTATGTCTACTTTAAAG CACAGTGGAAATCACCCTTCAACAGTGACAATACACACAAGGCAGACTTCCATGTGGACAAGACCACTAAAGTTCAGGTGGACATGATGATGAGGACGGGTTATTACGATACCTACTGGGATGTTGGCAAACACACGACCGTCATCAAGCTGCCCTACAATGGCAACACCTCCATGATGATCGTCCTGCCTGATGAAGGCaagatggaggaggtggagggctaCATCAACAAGGACTACATCCAGCACTGGTGCAACTCAGTCTCCATGAG ATATGTCGATCTGTTCCTGCCAAAGTTTTCCATCTCTACTGATGCCTCCCTGAAAGACACACTCAAGGAAATGGGTATAACCAACGCTTTTGAGGACACCGCTGATTTCTCTGGCATGTCTGAAGAGTTCAAGCTCAAAGTCTCAAAG GTGTCCCACAAGGCTATGCTGAGTGTCACTGAGAAGGGAACAGAGGCAGCAGCTGTCACCATTATAGAGTTGACATTGCATATGTTGCCACCATCAGTGAGAATTGACAGACCCTTCTTGGTCTTCATCCTGGAGACCTCCACCAGGAGCATCCTCTTCATGGGCAAGGTCAACAACCCCACAGCCATGTAA